In Oryzias melastigma strain HK-1 linkage group LG16, ASM292280v2, whole genome shotgun sequence, a single genomic region encodes these proteins:
- the LOC112143100 gene encoding ribonuclease ZC3H12A isoform X1 translates to MKTKSKTEQTSKNYPSEAVLSPVLMDQTLPTRRSPSEQPEADSEELQLKVDFFRKLGYSTAAVKTALRKQGLNTDTNAVLGELVRTSTGSAPCVSEGGNKSSKDPLPPPAGTMSSQQGDQKRADTELRPIIIDGSNVAMSHGNKEVFSCRGIQLAVNFFLDRGHSEITVFVPSWRKEQPRSDTPITGQHILTELEKQKIVVFTPSRRVGGKRVVCYDDRFIVKEACDSGGVIVSNDTYRDLQGERPEWKKCIEERLLMYSFVNDKFMPPDDPLGRHGPSLSNFLRVKPLPVEQKRQLCPYDKKCTYGLKCKFYHPERANQSYLSLADELRERAQISAVTEDRSARLSPRQPQNDSPHPQDKHLPRERQSASLPGLVSENKLLYWENPKKHPNHIGSSPAGGQYQKEWPSLHLAQNSYYGTMPHECLDSGFDSFDSYSSDVSHSHSGNHQMRPHCQNAFSGPAFLEHTKTSQSCRCCSHTQQQNRNMDYKGQPFNKTYSPNMFPSNMPQQHSLPSHLNYNGTPHLPHSYWSDPFQGMPVIRAVSSLPSEVHSSHSHSSSHQYQPWGQQPPSTSFDPERSELCKKLQAIFNPKQVDEVMTMFPNLTDPEKLAAKILNLKAQRQIF, encoded by the exons ATGAAGACAAAGAGCAAAACAGAGCAG acCTCAAAAAACTATCCTTCTGAAGCAGTTTTATCACCTGTCTTGATGGACCAAACACTTCCCACTCGAAGATCACCTTCAGAACAACCAGAAGCTGACAGCGAGGAGCTCCAGCTCAAAGTGGACTTCTTCAGGAAGCTGGGTTATTCCACCGCAGCAGTGAAGACTGCTTTGAGAAAGCAGGGCCTGAACACGGACACAAACGCCGTTCTAGGGGAGCTGGTCAGGACCAGTACCGGCTCTGCGCCCTGTGTTTCTGAGGGCGGCAACAAGAGCTCCAAAGACCCTCTACCACCTCCAGCGGGGACCATGTCATCGCAGCAAGGAGACCAAAAGAGAGCCGACACAGAACTGAGGCCGATCATCATAGACGGCAGCAATGTTGCCATGAG tcatGGAAACAAGGAAGTGTTCTCATGCCGGGGCATTCAGTTAGCGGTGAACTTCTTCCTGGACCGAGGTCACAGTGAGATTACAGTGTTTGTTCCCTCCTGGCGTAAAGAGCAGCCCAGAAGTGATACTCCCATAACAG gaCAGCACATCCTGACAgagcttgaaaaacaaaagattgtGGTCTTCACGCCATCCCGGCGCGTTGGGGGCAAACGCGTGGTCTGCTATGATGACCGTTTCATTGTCAAGGAGGCGTGCGATTCTGGCGGAGTGATCGTGTCCAACGATACCTACCGTGATCTCCAAGGAGAAAGACCTGAGTGGAAGAAATGCATCGAAGAGAGGCTCCTCATGTACTCATTTGTAAATGACAA ATTTATGCCACCAGATGATCCTCTGGGTCGACATGGGCCCAGCCTCAGCAACTTCCTTAGAGTAAAGCCACTCCCAGTGGAGCAGAAACGACAACTATGTCCATATG ACAAAAAGTGCACGTATGGCCTCAAATGTAAGTTCTACCATCCCGAGAGGGCGAACCAGTCCTATCTGTCGCTGGCTGACGAACTGAGAGAGAGAGCCCAGATTTCTGCTGTGACAGAGGATAGATCTGCGAGATTATCCCCGAGACAGCCTCAGAATGACTCTCCCCACCCTCAGGACAAACACCTCCCCAGAGAGCGGCAGAGTGCCTCACTTCCAGGTCTGGTtagtgaaaacaaactgctttaTTGGGAGAATCCAAAAAAGCATCCAAACCATATTGGGTCTTCCCCCGCTGGGGGCCAGTACCAGAAAGAGTGGCCTTCGTTACACTTGGCTCAGAACTCCTACTACGGTACCATGCCTCACGAGTGTTTGGATTCTGGTTTCGACTCTTTTGACAGTTACAGCTCAGATGTTTCACATTCTCACAGCGGCAATCACCAAATGAGACCCCACTGTCAAAACGCCTTTTCAGGACCGGCTTTTTTAGAACACACTAAGACCAGCCAGTCCTGCAGGTGCTGTTCTCACACCCagcaacaaaacagaaacatggaCTACAAGGGTCAACCCTTTAATAAGACCTACTCTCCAAATATGTTCCCAAGCAACATGCCTCAACAGCACAGCCTCCCCAGCCACTTAAACTACAATGGGACGCCCCACCTGCCGCATAGCTACTGGTCAGATCCCTTCCAGGGCATGCCCGTCATCAGAGCGGTGAGCAGCCTCCCTTCAGAGGTCCATTCCTCACATTCCCATAGTTCCTCCCATCAGTACCAACCCTGGGGACAACAACCACCTTCCACCTCGTTTGACCCAGAGAGGTCCgaactttgcaaaaaactgcAAGCCATCTTCAACCCGAAGCAAGTGGATGAGGTCATGACGATGTTCCCGAATCTGACTGATCCAGAAAAACTGGCTGCAAAGATACTTAACCTTAAAGCTCAAAGGCagattttctaa
- the LOC112143100 gene encoding ribonuclease ZC3H12A isoform X2: protein MDQTLPTRRSPSEQPEADSEELQLKVDFFRKLGYSTAAVKTALRKQGLNTDTNAVLGELVRTSTGSAPCVSEGGNKSSKDPLPPPAGTMSSQQGDQKRADTELRPIIIDGSNVAMSHGNKEVFSCRGIQLAVNFFLDRGHSEITVFVPSWRKEQPRSDTPITGQHILTELEKQKIVVFTPSRRVGGKRVVCYDDRFIVKEACDSGGVIVSNDTYRDLQGERPEWKKCIEERLLMYSFVNDKFMPPDDPLGRHGPSLSNFLRVKPLPVEQKRQLCPYDKKCTYGLKCKFYHPERANQSYLSLADELRERAQISAVTEDRSARLSPRQPQNDSPHPQDKHLPRERQSASLPGLVSENKLLYWENPKKHPNHIGSSPAGGQYQKEWPSLHLAQNSYYGTMPHECLDSGFDSFDSYSSDVSHSHSGNHQMRPHCQNAFSGPAFLEHTKTSQSCRCCSHTQQQNRNMDYKGQPFNKTYSPNMFPSNMPQQHSLPSHLNYNGTPHLPHSYWSDPFQGMPVIRAVSSLPSEVHSSHSHSSSHQYQPWGQQPPSTSFDPERSELCKKLQAIFNPKQVDEVMTMFPNLTDPEKLAAKILNLKAQRQIF, encoded by the exons ATGGACCAAACACTTCCCACTCGAAGATCACCTTCAGAACAACCAGAAGCTGACAGCGAGGAGCTCCAGCTCAAAGTGGACTTCTTCAGGAAGCTGGGTTATTCCACCGCAGCAGTGAAGACTGCTTTGAGAAAGCAGGGCCTGAACACGGACACAAACGCCGTTCTAGGGGAGCTGGTCAGGACCAGTACCGGCTCTGCGCCCTGTGTTTCTGAGGGCGGCAACAAGAGCTCCAAAGACCCTCTACCACCTCCAGCGGGGACCATGTCATCGCAGCAAGGAGACCAAAAGAGAGCCGACACAGAACTGAGGCCGATCATCATAGACGGCAGCAATGTTGCCATGAG tcatGGAAACAAGGAAGTGTTCTCATGCCGGGGCATTCAGTTAGCGGTGAACTTCTTCCTGGACCGAGGTCACAGTGAGATTACAGTGTTTGTTCCCTCCTGGCGTAAAGAGCAGCCCAGAAGTGATACTCCCATAACAG gaCAGCACATCCTGACAgagcttgaaaaacaaaagattgtGGTCTTCACGCCATCCCGGCGCGTTGGGGGCAAACGCGTGGTCTGCTATGATGACCGTTTCATTGTCAAGGAGGCGTGCGATTCTGGCGGAGTGATCGTGTCCAACGATACCTACCGTGATCTCCAAGGAGAAAGACCTGAGTGGAAGAAATGCATCGAAGAGAGGCTCCTCATGTACTCATTTGTAAATGACAA ATTTATGCCACCAGATGATCCTCTGGGTCGACATGGGCCCAGCCTCAGCAACTTCCTTAGAGTAAAGCCACTCCCAGTGGAGCAGAAACGACAACTATGTCCATATG ACAAAAAGTGCACGTATGGCCTCAAATGTAAGTTCTACCATCCCGAGAGGGCGAACCAGTCCTATCTGTCGCTGGCTGACGAACTGAGAGAGAGAGCCCAGATTTCTGCTGTGACAGAGGATAGATCTGCGAGATTATCCCCGAGACAGCCTCAGAATGACTCTCCCCACCCTCAGGACAAACACCTCCCCAGAGAGCGGCAGAGTGCCTCACTTCCAGGTCTGGTtagtgaaaacaaactgctttaTTGGGAGAATCCAAAAAAGCATCCAAACCATATTGGGTCTTCCCCCGCTGGGGGCCAGTACCAGAAAGAGTGGCCTTCGTTACACTTGGCTCAGAACTCCTACTACGGTACCATGCCTCACGAGTGTTTGGATTCTGGTTTCGACTCTTTTGACAGTTACAGCTCAGATGTTTCACATTCTCACAGCGGCAATCACCAAATGAGACCCCACTGTCAAAACGCCTTTTCAGGACCGGCTTTTTTAGAACACACTAAGACCAGCCAGTCCTGCAGGTGCTGTTCTCACACCCagcaacaaaacagaaacatggaCTACAAGGGTCAACCCTTTAATAAGACCTACTCTCCAAATATGTTCCCAAGCAACATGCCTCAACAGCACAGCCTCCCCAGCCACTTAAACTACAATGGGACGCCCCACCTGCCGCATAGCTACTGGTCAGATCCCTTCCAGGGCATGCCCGTCATCAGAGCGGTGAGCAGCCTCCCTTCAGAGGTCCATTCCTCACATTCCCATAGTTCCTCCCATCAGTACCAACCCTGGGGACAACAACCACCTTCCACCTCGTTTGACCCAGAGAGGTCCgaactttgcaaaaaactgcAAGCCATCTTCAACCCGAAGCAAGTGGATGAGGTCATGACGATGTTCCCGAATCTGACTGATCCAGAAAAACTGGCTGCAAAGATACTTAACCTTAAAGCTCAAAGGCagattttctaa